One Nocardioidaceae bacterium SCSIO 66511 genomic window carries:
- a CDS encoding class I SAM-dependent methyltransferase: protein MRDYDDLIAEALEADVSGWGFDWLDGRATEERPPWGYARLVARRLAEVQSALDIDTGGGEVVGEAPLLPDRMAVTESWGPNLERARTLLEPRGVKVVDTGDEDTLPFADQTFELVTSRHPVRPNWAEIARVLAPGGHYFAQHVGPASAFELIEYFLGPLPAEREGRRPDHEAAAAKRAGLVVESLQTARCRMRFHDIGAVVWTLRKCVWWVPDFSVAKYDRQLRALDEQLRAGEPFVAHSTRHLIEASIPALQKDPVAGR, encoded by the coding sequence GTGCGGGACTACGACGACCTGATTGCCGAGGCGCTGGAGGCCGACGTCAGCGGCTGGGGTTTCGACTGGCTCGACGGCCGGGCGACGGAGGAACGTCCACCGTGGGGCTACGCGCGCCTGGTAGCGCGACGACTCGCGGAGGTGCAGTCCGCACTCGACATCGACACCGGAGGCGGGGAGGTCGTCGGCGAGGCGCCCCTACTCCCCGACCGGATGGCCGTCACAGAGAGCTGGGGGCCGAATCTCGAACGCGCGCGTACCCTCCTCGAACCACGCGGCGTGAAGGTCGTGGACACCGGCGACGAAGACACCCTGCCGTTTGCCGACCAGACCTTCGAACTCGTCACCTCACGCCATCCGGTGCGGCCGAACTGGGCTGAGATCGCGAGAGTCCTTGCGCCAGGCGGGCATTACTTCGCACAGCACGTCGGTCCGGCATCGGCATTCGAGCTCATCGAGTACTTCCTCGGTCCTCTCCCCGCAGAACGAGAAGGCCGCCGCCCCGATCACGAGGCGGCAGCGGCGAAGCGCGCCGGACTCGTCGTCGAGTCGCTGCAGACGGCGCGCTGCCGAATGCGCTTCCATGACATCGGAGCGGTCGTGTGGACCCTGCGAAAATGCGTGTGGTGGGTACCCGACTTCTCCGTCGCCAAGTACGACCGGCAGTTACGGGCACTCGACGAGCAGCTGCGCGCCGGCGAACCGTTCGTCGCTCACTCGACCCGCCATCTCATCGAGGCATCGATCCCAGCACTGCAGAAAGACCCTGTTGCAGGTCGCTGA
- a CDS encoding class I SAM-dependent methyltransferase yields the protein MEQMDGAAAGEEGYDSTVGWESARDANRELWDDRAVLHEDLYDSHDLAADSEAISTVIRDDLPVLLQHLDGRGRGSADAGDLDKPLAGFDVLHLQCHIGTDTISLARLGARVTGLDFSATSLNVARRLAGEADLEISWVESDVLAAREAVAGDFDVVYTSVGTIVWLSDLATWARQIAELLRPGGLFYIRDGHPALLALDEKASTPVVGYRYFANGRAQTWDDGSTYAGEGTTAHTRSYEWPHSLAEIIGSLLAAGLVLERFDEGRSLPWCFSELTAPVDGSWEFGPQWRDKIPCTFTIAARKPLADESEQSTSK from the coding sequence ATGGAGCAGATGGACGGAGCCGCGGCAGGGGAGGAGGGCTACGACAGCACCGTTGGGTGGGAATCCGCTCGAGACGCCAACCGCGAACTCTGGGACGACCGCGCGGTACTGCACGAAGACCTCTATGATTCCCACGACCTCGCGGCGGATTCCGAGGCGATCAGCACGGTGATCCGCGACGACCTGCCCGTGCTGCTGCAGCACCTCGACGGCCGCGGACGAGGCAGTGCCGACGCCGGTGACCTCGACAAACCGCTCGCCGGGTTCGACGTGCTGCACTTGCAGTGCCACATCGGTACGGACACCATCTCGCTGGCGAGGCTCGGTGCACGCGTCACGGGTCTGGACTTCTCCGCAACGTCGCTGAACGTGGCGCGGCGGCTCGCCGGCGAGGCTGACCTCGAGATCTCCTGGGTCGAGTCGGACGTACTGGCTGCACGTGAGGCGGTGGCGGGGGACTTCGACGTCGTCTACACCAGCGTCGGCACGATCGTCTGGCTGAGTGACCTTGCGACGTGGGCTCGTCAGATCGCCGAGCTCCTACGCCCGGGCGGCCTCTTCTACATCCGCGATGGGCACCCGGCATTGTTGGCCTTGGACGAGAAGGCGAGCACGCCGGTGGTGGGCTACCGCTACTTCGCCAACGGTCGTGCGCAGACCTGGGACGACGGTTCGACGTACGCCGGAGAGGGAACGACCGCGCACACTCGCAGCTACGAATGGCCGCACTCGCTCGCCGAGATCATCGGCTCGCTGCTCGCGGCAGGCTTGGTTCTGGAGCGTTTCGACGAGGGCAGATCGCTGCCGTGGTGCTTCTCCGAGTTGACGGCACCCGTCGACGGTAGTTGGGAGTTCGGCCCGCAGTGGCGCGACAAGATTCCGTGCACGTTCACGATCGCGGCCAGGAAACCGCTCGCTGATGAGAGCGAGCAATCCACTTCGAAATGA
- a CDS encoding phosphatase PAP2 family protein, which produces MLAVWVYAIGVPTDAVQIFAWLWLATIAWNIGAPWRTHLQFVKDWWIPLIILLLYLYSRALSDDIQAVVHITEPIRFDRWIGGGTTPTEHLQSALCGNPCSTAISPRWYDELLTGVYFSHFVVAPAIAVVLWLRSRAAWLPFMRRYIAINLAALVVYVAYPMAPPWMASEDGYLPSDIDRLTGRGWDDLGMGGFHLALANVGNPVAAMPSLHAGLAALVAFYGVLKLRSAWRWLLLLYPLAMSFMLVYYGEHYVIDVLAGYALAGVVLAGCSWWEHRRDRPTSESEPAQVGASSRPGVS; this is translated from the coding sequence ATGCTCGCGGTGTGGGTGTACGCGATCGGCGTACCGACCGATGCAGTGCAGATCTTCGCTTGGCTTTGGCTGGCGACGATCGCCTGGAACATCGGCGCGCCGTGGCGTACGCATCTGCAGTTCGTCAAGGACTGGTGGATACCGCTGATCATCTTGTTGTTGTATCTCTACAGCCGCGCGCTGTCCGACGACATCCAGGCGGTCGTACACATCACGGAGCCGATCCGCTTCGATCGTTGGATCGGCGGCGGCACGACGCCGACGGAGCACCTCCAGTCGGCACTGTGCGGTAATCCGTGCTCGACTGCGATCTCCCCGCGCTGGTACGACGAGCTCCTCACCGGCGTCTACTTCTCACACTTCGTCGTCGCGCCGGCGATCGCGGTCGTGCTATGGCTGCGCAGCCGCGCAGCATGGTTGCCGTTCATGCGCCGATACATCGCCATCAACCTCGCAGCATTGGTCGTCTACGTCGCCTACCCGATGGCTCCGCCGTGGATGGCCTCCGAAGACGGCTACCTGCCGTCCGACATCGATCGGCTCACCGGCCGCGGCTGGGACGACCTCGGCATGGGCGGCTTCCATCTGGCGTTGGCCAACGTCGGTAACCCCGTGGCCGCGATGCCGTCGCTGCACGCGGGGCTCGCCGCACTCGTCGCGTTCTACGGAGTGCTCAAACTTCGCAGCGCTTGGCGTTGGTTGCTGTTGCTGTACCCCCTCGCGATGTCGTTCATGCTCGTCTACTACGGCGAGCACTATGTGATCGACGTACTCGCCGGGTACGCGCTCGCGGGCGTCGTACTCGCCGGTTGCTCGTGGTGGGAGCATCGCCGCGACCGTCCGACCTCAGAGTCCGAACCCGCACAGGTCGGAGCGTCGTCACGCCCGGGTGTGTCGTAG
- a CDS encoding GNAT family N-acetyltransferase: protein MQIRDFRDDDWNDFWPTFRAINEAGETFPYDPAWTSAQAKEVWTSPDHLVVAEDDGVVLGSAGMGTNRPGPGAHVSTASFMVAPQARGRGVGRALGEYALAWARERDYAAMQFNAVVETNEPAVNLWQAIGFDIVGTVPEAFEHPRHGRVGLHVMYRQV from the coding sequence GTGCAGATTCGAGATTTTCGCGACGACGACTGGAACGACTTCTGGCCGACGTTTCGCGCCATCAACGAGGCCGGCGAGACGTTCCCGTACGACCCGGCGTGGACGTCGGCCCAAGCCAAGGAAGTGTGGACTTCGCCCGACCACCTGGTCGTTGCCGAAGATGACGGAGTCGTGCTCGGCTCGGCCGGCATGGGCACGAACCGTCCGGGCCCGGGCGCCCATGTCTCTACGGCGAGCTTCATGGTCGCTCCGCAGGCACGGGGGAGGGGAGTGGGACGCGCACTCGGTGAGTACGCGCTGGCGTGGGCTCGCGAACGAGACTATGCCGCCATGCAGTTCAACGCAGTCGTCGAGACGAACGAACCGGCGGTGAACCTGTGGCAGGCGATCGGCTTCGACATCGTCGGCACGGTTCCCGAGGCCTTCGAGCATCCGCGGCACGGCCGGGTGGGCCTCCATGTGATGTATCGGCAGGTGTGA
- the pepN gene encoding aminopeptidase N — MANLNVDEARVRAELITVHAYDVALDLDTGADSFDSRTTIRFDAAANAETFVELRAEQVHELVLDGDPLDPGSCVDGRVPLAVTAGSHVLEARATMAYSNDGEGMHRAVDPIDGEPYLHAMSFLDAAPRIFCCFDQPDLKAPYTIEVRAPRHWVVIGNARADRSADGLWRLAETKPLSTYFVTLVAGPYHVLTRDHDGIRLGLAVRQSIAPHLDKDAEELFTVTAQCFDAYHEMFGIRYPFGDYFQCFVPEFNAGAMENPGCVTFRDDMIFRSRVTRAERGTRARVIAHEMAHQWFGDLVTMRWWDDLWLNESFAEYMGTRVTDDATEFTDSWVDFASARKPWGLRADQRPSTHPVAGNGAPDGASALADFDGISYAKGASILKQLAAHLGDDVFLEGVRDHLRRHSYGNATLHDLFDAWRRAGATDLDEWAQAWLRTAGADVIRSDRTTVAVESPDGTIRPHTFKVGILDDAGITTRPISLDGAPQPIEVPERAALLLDTADDTWARFRHDPQTLSTLVDAWPRITDPVTRASLWLGLRDAVDGGDIHTDQAVALLESAVPHETEDITLLMLASWAEQSLLSRYVADPASARHRLAHAYASRLATAAPGSALQLAAARGLVTLSSDTALLDRWIAGDGPDGLAIDDELRWRIVTRLARWGAITADSIDREFERDGSSSGLIHATRARAALPDADAKASAWRDLTTDTGLSNYLLYATAEGFWWPEQAALHASYVERYFAEIPPTQEFRSGWVVAEVAGSAFPFVAINERTLATAEHTLERDDLVPGLRRSIADETADLADALEVRRRARES, encoded by the coding sequence GTGGCCAACCTCAATGTCGACGAGGCTCGCGTACGCGCAGAGCTGATCACCGTCCATGCGTACGACGTAGCGCTCGATCTCGATACGGGCGCGGATTCGTTCGACTCGCGCACCACGATCCGCTTCGATGCGGCCGCGAACGCCGAGACGTTCGTAGAGCTGCGCGCAGAGCAGGTGCATGAGCTCGTTCTCGACGGCGATCCGCTCGACCCGGGCTCCTGTGTCGACGGCCGGGTCCCGCTGGCGGTGACCGCGGGATCCCATGTGCTCGAGGCACGCGCCACGATGGCGTACAGCAACGACGGCGAGGGCATGCATCGGGCAGTCGACCCGATCGACGGCGAGCCCTATCTGCACGCGATGTCGTTCCTGGACGCCGCACCCCGGATCTTCTGCTGCTTCGACCAGCCCGATCTGAAGGCTCCGTACACGATCGAGGTACGCGCACCGCGCCACTGGGTGGTGATCGGCAATGCGCGTGCCGATCGCAGCGCCGACGGTCTATGGCGTCTCGCTGAGACCAAGCCGCTGTCCACGTACTTCGTGACGCTCGTCGCCGGTCCGTACCACGTACTCACCCGTGATCACGACGGCATCCGCCTCGGCCTGGCCGTACGCCAGTCGATCGCACCGCATCTCGACAAGGACGCCGAGGAGCTGTTCACAGTCACGGCGCAGTGCTTCGACGCGTACCACGAGATGTTCGGCATTCGGTACCCGTTCGGCGACTACTTCCAGTGCTTCGTACCCGAGTTCAATGCGGGCGCGATGGAGAACCCCGGATGCGTCACCTTTCGCGACGATATGATCTTCCGCTCCCGGGTGACGCGCGCCGAGCGCGGCACCCGAGCGCGCGTGATCGCGCACGAGATGGCTCACCAGTGGTTCGGCGATCTGGTGACGATGCGGTGGTGGGACGACCTGTGGCTCAACGAGTCGTTCGCCGAGTACATGGGCACCCGAGTGACCGACGACGCCACCGAGTTCACCGACAGCTGGGTCGACTTCGCCAGCGCTCGCAAGCCGTGGGGTCTACGAGCCGACCAGCGACCGTCGACGCATCCGGTCGCCGGTAACGGCGCACCCGACGGTGCCAGTGCACTCGCCGACTTCGACGGCATCTCGTATGCGAAGGGTGCATCGATCCTCAAGCAACTCGCGGCCCATCTCGGCGACGACGTCTTCCTGGAAGGCGTACGCGACCATCTCCGCCGGCACTCGTACGGCAACGCGACTCTGCATGACCTCTTCGACGCGTGGCGTCGCGCCGGCGCCACCGACCTCGATGAGTGGGCTCAGGCGTGGCTGCGTACGGCTGGCGCCGACGTCATTCGATCCGACCGGACGACGGTCGCGGTCGAGTCACCCGACGGCACCATCCGGCCGCATACCTTCAAGGTCGGCATCCTCGACGATGCCGGGATCACCACCCGTCCGATCTCTCTCGACGGCGCGCCGCAACCGATCGAGGTGCCCGAACGTGCCGCGCTGCTCCTCGATACCGCAGACGACACCTGGGCCCGCTTCCGCCACGATCCGCAGACCCTGTCGACCCTCGTCGACGCCTGGCCACGGATCACCGATCCGGTGACTCGGGCGAGCCTGTGGCTAGGCCTGCGTGACGCGGTCGACGGTGGAGACATCCACACCGACCAGGCGGTGGCTCTGTTGGAGAGCGCGGTCCCCCACGAGACGGAGGACATCACCCTCCTGATGCTCGCGTCCTGGGCCGAGCAGTCGCTGCTGAGCCGATATGTTGCAGACCCGGCGTCGGCCCGTCACCGCCTCGCGCACGCCTATGCATCGCGGCTCGCCACCGCCGCACCGGGCTCCGCGCTACAACTCGCGGCCGCACGAGGGCTCGTCACCCTCAGCTCCGACACCGCGTTGCTCGACCGATGGATCGCCGGTGACGGGCCGGACGGCCTCGCGATCGACGATGAGCTTCGTTGGCGCATCGTCACGCGCCTCGCCCGCTGGGGCGCCATCACGGCTGACTCGATCGACCGCGAGTTCGAGCGTGACGGTTCCAGTTCCGGCCTGATCCACGCGACCCGTGCCCGCGCTGCGCTTCCCGACGCTGATGCGAAGGCGAGCGCGTGGCGGGACCTCACCACCGACACCGGTCTGTCGAACTACCTGCTCTACGCGACCGCAGAGGGATTCTGGTGGCCGGAGCAGGCGGCACTGCACGCGTCGTACGTCGAGCGGTATTTCGCGGAGATTCCGCCGACACAGGAGTTTCGTTCGGGCTGGGTCGTCGCAGAGGTGGCGGGTTCGGCCTTCCCGTTCGTCGCCATCAACGAGCGTACGCTCGCCACTGCCGAGCACACGCTCGAACGCGACGACCTCGTACCCGGCCTTCGACGCAGCATCGCCGATGAGACGGCCGATCTGGCCGATGCGCTCGAGGTACGGCGTCGGGCTCGGGAGTCGTGA
- a CDS encoding HNH endonuclease family protein, giving the protein MNPRRALGLLALAFALLVTLGLSGATTASAYPPDPPDEATARAHLDELTVATPGSGDDYDRDLFPHWHTVEGTCDTRETVLKRDGTDVSTGDDCYPTDGSWYSVYDGETFTDPSDVHIDHIVPLSEAWKSGANEWTTDHREEFANDLTHSQLIAVSASSNMSKGDDDPAEWKPENENVWCVYSREWIDTKFVYELTVDEAEKAALSEMLDRC; this is encoded by the coding sequence ATGAACCCGCGTCGCGCCCTCGGTCTGCTCGCACTCGCCTTCGCCCTGCTCGTCACTCTCGGGCTCTCCGGGGCAACGACGGCATCTGCGTATCCGCCGGACCCACCCGACGAGGCGACCGCTCGCGCGCACCTCGACGAGCTCACCGTCGCGACGCCCGGCAGCGGCGACGACTACGACCGCGACCTCTTTCCGCATTGGCACACGGTCGAGGGCACCTGCGATACCCGCGAGACGGTGCTGAAGCGTGACGGTACGGACGTCTCCACCGGCGACGACTGCTACCCGACGGACGGATCGTGGTACAGCGTGTACGACGGCGAAACGTTCACCGATCCGTCCGACGTACACATCGACCACATCGTGCCCCTGTCGGAGGCATGGAAGTCCGGCGCGAACGAGTGGACGACGGATCACCGTGAGGAGTTCGCGAACGACCTCACCCATTCGCAGCTGATCGCCGTGAGTGCGAGCAGCAATATGAGCAAGGGCGATGATGATCCTGCCGAGTGGAAGCCGGAGAACGAGAACGTCTGGTGCGTCTACTCGCGCGAGTGGATCGACACCAAGTTCGTTTACGAGCTGACGGTCGACGAGGCTGAGAAGGCCGCGCTGTCGGAGATGCTCGACCGCTGCTGA
- a CDS encoding GTP pyrophosphokinase family protein — MNDLVGISELRGEFNRFMMAYKFGLAEVTTKINILRDEFGYAHEYNPIEHVSSRLKTPESIVRKAIRKESPLTFEGIRKTLLDIAGVRITCSFISDAYEISDMLTRQRDVSVVEVRDYIANPKPNGYKSLHVIVEIPVYMSDRVENVFVEIQIRTIAMDFWASLEHKIYYKYDRAVPDSILHELRAAADTAHDLDQKMERLHDAVAELDGEADDDLVDADAPEPLPVSRDVLETLAAWRSDQTR; from the coding sequence GTGAATGATCTGGTCGGCATCAGCGAGCTCAGGGGCGAGTTCAATCGCTTCATGATGGCGTACAAGTTCGGTCTCGCCGAGGTGACGACCAAGATCAACATCCTGCGCGACGAGTTCGGGTACGCCCATGAGTACAACCCGATCGAGCATGTGAGCTCGCGGTTGAAAACTCCGGAGAGCATCGTACGTAAGGCGATCCGCAAGGAGAGCCCGCTGACGTTCGAGGGCATCCGCAAGACGTTGCTCGACATCGCGGGCGTACGAATCACCTGCAGTTTCATCTCCGATGCGTACGAGATCAGCGACATGCTGACGCGTCAGCGCGATGTGAGCGTCGTCGAGGTTCGCGACTACATCGCGAATCCCAAACCGAACGGTTACAAGAGCCTGCACGTGATCGTCGAGATCCCGGTGTATATGTCCGATCGGGTGGAGAACGTCTTCGTCGAGATCCAGATCCGCACAATTGCGATGGACTTTTGGGCCAGCCTCGAGCACAAGATCTACTACAAGTACGACCGTGCCGTCCCCGACTCGATCCTGCATGAGCTGAGAGCCGCCGCCGACACCGCGCACGACCTCGACCAGAAGATGGAGCGCCTCCACGACGCCGTCGCCGAACTCGATGGCGAGGCCGACGACGATCTGGTCGACGCCGACGCTCCGGAGCCACTGCCCGTCTCCCGGGACGTACTCGAAACGCTTGCAGCCTGGCGCTCCGACCAAACTCGCTAG
- a CDS encoding CGNR zinc finger domain-containing protein, protein MGTEFPDFRLGSVLATSFTATLTERQGSSVERIPVPQRLADWLTVSGLPVDSCTPTQLELARELRESIHAVATAAAAHDALPTTAIRVINERSAEGRAAAILTPSGERRWRLGSDSGVEDALGVIAADAINIVTGERDGKLALCASPTCRAAFFDTSQSRTRKWCDMNTCGNKQKKARFNANRR, encoded by the coding sequence ATGGGTACTGAGTTCCCCGATTTCCGGCTGGGTAGCGTGCTGGCGACGAGCTTCACGGCGACGCTGACCGAGCGCCAGGGCTCTTCCGTAGAACGGATTCCCGTGCCGCAACGGCTCGCCGACTGGCTGACGGTGAGCGGCCTACCGGTGGACTCCTGCACTCCGACGCAGCTCGAGCTCGCGCGCGAGCTACGGGAGTCGATTCACGCCGTGGCCACCGCAGCGGCGGCCCACGATGCTCTGCCAACGACTGCGATCCGGGTCATCAACGAGCGCAGTGCCGAGGGACGTGCCGCGGCAATTCTGACGCCGAGCGGCGAGCGCCGATGGCGCCTCGGATCGGACTCTGGCGTCGAAGACGCGCTCGGCGTGATCGCCGCAGACGCGATCAACATCGTCACCGGCGAACGAGACGGAAAGTTGGCCTTGTGCGCGTCGCCGACCTGCCGAGCCGCCTTCTTCGACACCAGCCAGAGCCGCACCCGCAAATGGTGCGATATGAACACCTGCGGCAATAAGCAGAAGAAGGCGCGCTTCAACGCCAACCGGCGCTAG
- a CDS encoding epoxide hydrolase 1, with amino-acid sequence MSGPTTDVRAFEARAADAELDDLRSRLEAARLPEAETVYRPAPDPRRWDQGVPLDDLVELVRYWRTDYDWRSFEDRLNRIGQFRTTIDGLGIHFLHCRSPRADATPLILTHGWPDSIVRFIDVIGELTDPKEERLPAFHVVAPSLPGFGYSDRPATTGWGTEKVAAAWVELMGRLGYSKFAAHGGDWGGNITTVLAGRFPQHVLGIHTTFAEPPPGLSTAGLTTVEREWVADTHDFWHRRAAYAKLQASRPQTIGYSLVDSPVGLLAWILDKFAEWSDTGDSPFETISRDRVLDDVTLYWLTRTGASAARIYYESHDSLDPELRVDVPAALTMYPRDVEKSPRALAQERYRNIVRWSTPETGGHFPSLEVPAYFVSDLQQGLSAVLGSMPR; translated from the coding sequence ATGTCTGGCCCGACAACCGACGTACGAGCATTCGAAGCACGTGCCGCCGATGCCGAACTCGACGATCTGCGGTCGCGGCTCGAGGCTGCGCGGCTCCCGGAGGCGGAGACCGTCTATCGCCCCGCCCCGGACCCGCGCCGATGGGACCAGGGCGTCCCGCTCGACGATCTCGTCGAGCTCGTGCGCTACTGGCGCACCGATTACGACTGGCGCTCATTCGAGGATCGGCTCAATCGGATCGGACAGTTTCGTACGACCATCGACGGTCTGGGAATCCACTTCCTGCACTGCCGATCGCCACGCGCAGATGCGACTCCGCTGATCCTGACGCACGGCTGGCCGGACAGCATCGTCCGGTTCATCGATGTCATCGGTGAGCTGACAGACCCCAAGGAGGAGAGGCTGCCGGCGTTCCACGTCGTGGCTCCGTCGCTGCCCGGGTTCGGCTACAGCGACAGGCCGGCTACCACCGGGTGGGGGACCGAGAAGGTCGCGGCCGCCTGGGTGGAGCTGATGGGCAGGCTCGGCTATTCGAAGTTCGCTGCGCACGGTGGCGATTGGGGCGGCAACATCACCACCGTCCTCGCCGGCAGGTTCCCGCAGCACGTGCTCGGGATCCACACGACGTTCGCCGAGCCGCCGCCGGGCTTGTCGACCGCTGGGCTCACGACGGTCGAGCGCGAGTGGGTCGCCGATACGCATGACTTCTGGCACCGGCGCGCGGCGTACGCGAAGCTTCAGGCGAGTCGACCGCAGACCATCGGCTACTCGCTGGTGGACTCGCCCGTCGGGCTGCTGGCGTGGATCCTCGACAAGTTCGCCGAATGGTCAGACACCGGGGACAGCCCGTTCGAGACGATTTCGCGGGATCGCGTGCTTGACGACGTGACCTTGTACTGGTTGACGCGGACCGGGGCATCGGCCGCACGTATCTACTACGAGAGCCACGACTCGCTCGACCCCGAGCTCCGGGTCGACGTCCCGGCCGCGCTCACGATGTATCCGCGCGATGTCGAGAAGAGCCCACGCGCATTGGCGCAGGAGAGATACCGAAACATCGTCCGGTGGAGTACGCCTGAGACCGGGGGACACTTTCCCTCGTTGGAAGTCCCCGCGTACTTCGTCAGCGACCTGCAACAGGGTCTTTCTGCAGTGCTGGGATCGATGCCTCGATGA
- a CDS encoding MFS transporter, translated as MTICSYSGGPVREVIPMATTTSTQTSRFVFLAMILAVSMTFIDQTIVAIASPELQADLSLSTQQGHWVINAYLVALAATFALGGRVADVLGSRRVVLVGIAGFAISSALCALTPNESWAEWWLVSARVAQGAFAAVLLPAAIAIVFASAAPERRGKSLATFFGLSGAFTALGPFLGGYLLEISWRAIFWINVPIAVVAFVLASVVGVADARRDERIDWRGAVLVAAGMALSVLGFSQSADWGWESPATWVAIAGGLVLLALFVVVERRTVIPLIRLDIFRSAGMRVDSLVLFFAMMAFVPVSYFLSIYADVSLGLNAHQSSILLLQFFLGYLIAAQVGGRIFDARGAKPAVVLGCVLAIAGFGWWADNVTTLTSHAQTYPMLLAGAGIGMLMGPVSADAVSRAAGASYGEVTGLNQTVRNYGASLGFAILGTLASHVFSDRFKSSLTGLGLSDSEASKVAKEAATGAGPESSSHGSESLRASIEHAAAHDFALGMRAVLIAMAIALAVALVAALRHPGDRPAVEAGVDGD; from the coding sequence TTGACCATTTGCTCGTACTCGGGCGGGCCGGTTCGCGAGGTTATACCCATGGCGACTACAACCAGCACCCAGACGAGTCGATTTGTCTTTCTGGCAATGATTCTCGCCGTGTCGATGACATTCATCGACCAGACGATCGTGGCGATAGCCTCGCCCGAGCTCCAGGCCGATCTGTCGTTGTCGACACAACAAGGACATTGGGTGATCAATGCCTATCTCGTCGCGCTCGCGGCGACGTTCGCGCTCGGCGGCCGGGTCGCGGATGTCTTGGGATCGCGGCGTGTGGTCCTTGTCGGCATCGCCGGCTTCGCGATCTCGTCGGCACTGTGCGCGCTGACGCCGAACGAGTCCTGGGCGGAGTGGTGGCTGGTCTCGGCACGCGTCGCACAGGGTGCGTTCGCGGCTGTATTGCTGCCGGCAGCAATCGCGATCGTGTTCGCCTCGGCAGCGCCGGAGCGACGCGGCAAATCGCTGGCCACCTTCTTCGGCCTGAGCGGTGCGTTCACGGCGCTCGGGCCGTTCCTCGGCGGATACCTGCTGGAGATCAGCTGGCGGGCGATCTTCTGGATCAACGTCCCGATCGCGGTGGTTGCGTTCGTGTTGGCATCGGTTGTCGGCGTCGCCGACGCGCGTCGGGACGAGCGGATCGACTGGCGTGGGGCGGTGCTGGTCGCAGCGGGGATGGCGTTGAGCGTCCTCGGGTTTTCCCAGTCTGCGGATTGGGGCTGGGAAAGTCCCGCGACCTGGGTTGCGATAGCGGGCGGATTGGTTTTGCTTGCACTCTTCGTGGTGGTGGAACGACGGACAGTAATTCCGCTCATCCGGCTGGACATTTTCCGATCCGCAGGGATGCGAGTCGATTCGCTGGTTCTGTTCTTCGCAATGATGGCGTTCGTACCCGTTTCCTATTTCCTGAGTATCTATGCCGACGTCTCATTGGGGCTCAACGCACACCAGTCGAGCATTCTCTTGCTGCAGTTCTTCCTCGGCTACCTGATCGCCGCTCAAGTGGGCGGGCGCATCTTCGATGCACGCGGCGCGAAACCCGCGGTCGTACTCGGTTGTGTACTTGCGATAGCCGGGTTCGGCTGGTGGGCAGACAACGTGACGACCCTGACGTCGCATGCGCAGACGTACCCGATGCTGCTCGCAGGAGCCGGCATCGGCATGCTGATGGGCCCCGTGAGCGCCGACGCCGTCTCGCGGGCGGCCGGCGCGTCGTACGGAGAGGTCACCGGGCTGAACCAGACCGTCCGGAACTACGGCGCGTCGCTGGGGTTCGCGATTCTCGGTACGCTCGCATCCCATGTCTTCAGCGACCGTTTCAAGTCGTCGCTGACCGGCCTCGGCCTATCCGACTCCGAGGCGTCGAAGGTCGCGAAGGAGGCAGCGACCGGCGCCGGGCCGGAGTCGTCGTCGCACGGTTCGGAGTCGCTACGGGCTTCGATCGAGCACGCGGCGGCGCATGACTTCGCACTCGGAATGCGAGCCGTTCTCATCGCGATGGCGATCGCACTCGCGGTCGCGCTGGTCGCGGCTCTTCGCCACCCGGGTGATCGGCCGGCCGTGGAAGCGGGCGTCGACGGCGACTGA